One window of the Phycodurus eques isolate BA_2022a chromosome 7, UOR_Pequ_1.1, whole genome shotgun sequence genome contains the following:
- the LOC133405554 gene encoding T-cell surface glycoprotein CD3 epsilon chain-like yields the protein MYNSVLLFGHLLIISAVEAGAGGVSFWRETVTMTCPNNGTWFKAGTKVDTGNNSYTLTYNGKNKGLYHCEYGTNIKYYFYVEGKVCTNCFELDATMFGSVIVADVSITIILMMLIYKCTKKKSSPGAKAPAGPAPPSPDYEHLNTHRRSQDPYSFINNNKLM from the exons ATGTACAACAGCGTTTTGCTTTTCGGCCACCTCCTGATAATAAGTGCAGTGGAAGCTGGTGCAg GTGGAGTGTCATTCTGGAGGGAAACTGTCACAATGACATGCCCAAATAATGGAACTTGGTTCAAAGCTGGAACAAAGGTGGACACTGGAAACAATTCCTATACACTTACTTATAATGGCAAAAACAAAGGCCTTTACCATTGTGAATATGGAACGAACATCAAATATTATTTCTACGTGGAAGGAAAAG TGTGCACTAATTGTTTTGAGCTGGATGCAACAATGTTTGGGTCGGTCATTGTTGCAGATGTGAGCATAACAATTATATTGATGATGCTCATCTATAAGTGCACCAAGAAGAAAAGTTCACCTGGTGCAAAGG CACCTGCAGGCCCGGCCCCTCCTTCTCCAGACTATGAG CACCTGAACACGCACAGACGCTCGCAGGATCCATACTCTTTTATCAACAATAACAAGTTAATGTGA
- the LOC133405581 gene encoding T-cell surface glycoprotein CD3 gamma chain-like: MHNADDTMKGYTVLPSFFIVWTLTEFVWCDEGSKIDIVVKSGPGEITIICGQNKNVSKNDKEVTFPLKYKDENSGEYECVDKDHAGKKDGQKIFVKFRSCENCVELDSVTISGLAVGNLMATIVLGVAVYLVASQTHASVITSQHKSSDQRDLIPNDTKRSVPNDEYQELRHKGGRKEIYNTLPGK, encoded by the exons ATG CACAACGCAGATGACACAATGAAAGGCTATACTGTTTTACCttcttttttcattgtttgGACACTGACAG AGTTTGTCTGGTGTGATGAAG GATCGAAAATTGACATTGTCGTGAAATCTGGACCTGGGGAGATTACGATTATATGtggtcaaaacaaaaatgtatcaaaaaatGATAAGGAAGTAACGTTTCCTTTAAAATACAAAGATGAGAACTCTGGAGAGTACGAATGTGTGGACAAAGATCATGCAGGGAAAAAGGACGGACAGAAAATCTTTGTGAAGTTCAGAT CTTGTGAAAACTGTGTGGAGCTCGACAGTGTTACCATATCAGGTCTCGCTGTTGGAAATTTGATGGCTACCATTGTCCTTGGAGTGGCTGTCTATCTTGTTGCATCACAGACCCATGCCAGTGTTATCACTTCTCAACACAAAA GCTCTGATCAAAGAGACCTTATTCCAAATGATACAAAGAGGAGTGTCCCAAATGATGAGTACCAAGAG CTGAGACACAAAGGTGGGCGTAAAGAAATATACAATACCCTCCCCGGTAAATGA